The Epinephelus lanceolatus isolate andai-2023 chromosome 10, ASM4190304v1, whole genome shotgun sequence genomic sequence CATTTGCACTTTCATGATTTCTACATAGTCAGCTGTCCCTCAGCAGCAAGAGCATCAGAATACACTGATATTTTAAAAGTGAAAGTGCTTAATTCAGTGGTTTTACCAGTTGAAATtgcctggtctgtttgttttggagaggaagacacctctaCAGATTATTATGGATCAGAAAGAAGATGAGCAAACATTAAGTTGAGaagaaaggtgagcacacatcagcagttgctgggctagcagcccatcTGTTTATTCAGAGTTTTCATCAATTCTAATGACCTGGTCATTGTGGATAACTTGGATTGGCTATGATggttttttcaatattttgagCACATGTTAGGCTATATTTTGTGCTACAATGACATTAAGCACTATTTTAATCTAAATGTTGAAGACTTTCCATGAGTCCATAAAGTTAATGTAAGTGGAaaagctgttattttatttgctAGTTGACATGATGTCAATATGGGACAACAGCtaagtttttgttgttttgttttctttacaacaagaacaagaaccaCATTTTATGGCTGTGATACTGCAGGGCCAATGTGGCAATGCCATATCTCCATGATAAAAGAAAAGTCGGAGCAGAAGAGGGGCAACTGTGTCCACCTTGACAGGACAACATGGCCAGTGATGGATATAGCCATAGTAATTTCAAGGATAATCctttgaaaataaacatttgtttataAAGTCAATACTTGTTAAAATATCTTCCACAAAgcattgtttatttttcatgtaCATAGAAAAATATTACATAGTTCTTTCCAGAAACTCTCTCTAGGAAATTATGAGGATACTGTATACCCTTAATATAAAGTGCTATCCTCTTTTTACTTAACATAAAACTTCACATAGTCAAATTATTATAAAATACCTACCATGTTCGAGATCTTAAGCGTAGAATATGAAGTCCACCCAGGTTGAAAAAATTACACAGAAACTTTCAAATTCCCAGACTAAAAACAAAGGACCTGACCTCAGTGGTCTCTATGACCCTGCCTGTACTGATGTGTGCtaagcagaggtgtggacttgagtcacacgACTTGAACTCGATTTCAAATTTGATGACTCTGAactcaacttgacaaaatcGAAAAAGACTGCAACTCGACTTGGaatttaacaccaatgacttgaAAATATTTGATACCTTCCCCAAATCAAAACTGTGCCACAAATCAGTTCATTTCCCTAAATTTCCTGAATAAACTAACATTAAGGCAACTTAACTTCCCAGATTCACTTGTTTGAACCAATGTAACCAAAGTtacaggagagaaccatgaagaactaatgTGACATTACTGAGCAGCAGTTGGAAAACATGACACCAAAGTTAATTTTCTTTGCGTACAAAATGTGGTGGTTAACAGAAAAAgaattgcagtatgcaaaacatgTGCGTCAAAACTTACCGATGGAGATACAAAAACTTCTAACAAACTTTTAAAAAGCAtatatgattttttatttactcCATTGTAGACATTTACTTTTGTCAAGAACACATTATGAGtgtcaaagtttaggacttgggacttgacttgaaatTTACCTGTTTTGACTTGCGACTTACttatgacttgcaaaacaatgacttggttcCACCTCTGGtaataacaaacataaacccaTCACATTTCCTTCTATCCCTGTAGAGAAAGAGGTGTATTGGATTGTTTGAACATTTCAGCTGCTTTAAGGCATTGTAAATTCTAAAGATTGCTGGGGGCCAGACATGTCAGCACCTGAAAAATGTTGAGTGACAGATCCAACAAACTTTTCACTGTGGTGTGGGCCTGTAAAAATCTCAATTCTCCAGAGCTGGATTACCTGCTTGAAGGAGGAAACTGAAATACTGTGCTGAATgagatttttttcatgttcgAAACACATGATAACAACTTTATAGTACTGTcaatggtatttttttttttacattatttgttGATTTCATTATTCTTTTGTTTCAGCAGCTAAAGGTACACAATAGGGAACGAGGGTTACGTGTATCCTGGCACTGGACCTGTATAGTATTTGCGTTGCTTATCTGCCATAAATCAAGGATTTCAAAAGACAaagttgtgtctctttgaccaGACTGTACGCAGACAATCGATAATGGGagtgtatgtttttttgtatggGTTCATTCAGTCTCCTTTGTGTGACGTTACTGTGCCCACACCAACTAgatgggaaaaagaaaaagagaactTGGCAACAGAAAGCAGGGATTTCATTTGAATGTGTTTACCAGTATTTCAAAAGATCATTGATATGGGTCAAACTTATTACTGAGAGGTGTGAAACTGCTTCCGCTTCTGTTCTTTCCCACTTCACTTTGCGTGGGTGTGTTTCACAAGAACTTTCAGGCTATTCAAATTCATGTGCAACCGTTTAAACCCAATGGCTACTGTAAACGGCctatgagacagagagaaagagactgagGGAGTCGGTCTGTATGCATGGAGCTTATCTATATGTTGtgtggggagaaaaaaacagcagctgttGTTTTGAATCGTATATTTTTCATTCCACTTTCCAGGATGGCCGACTGTAGGATACTGAAATTATGTTGTGGTTTCTGTAAAGAAGCCTATGTGACTGAAATTTGGATATTTGTTCGCCTACTGTGTCATGTACGACCTACAGAAGCCTCTCTGTGACCTACTTTCCATACATAGTTGACTCTTAATGGGAACAGCCCCCCTTCCAAAGGTTGCTTAGCTTTGGGGAGTGTCCTCCCATGGCCTGCAGCTGTGAGCTctggctgacacacagagtGTGTTGCGCAAGTCCTACGACGCTTTAAACAAGGTAGAAGGGAACATAACTTTGACCGTGGACTTGTAGCCTATATTATGAGTTTATCTATCATGGTAGTTGTTTTGTATTCTTTAGACTTGGACCTGCAGACTCCCATAAAAACAACTGTAATAGTATCACCCATGACTTATGTCCTTATAAAGACAGGAACGTTAGAGTGGCATCTTTCAAAAGCAAACATTAAGTGAGTGCTGAAAGAAACACTAAAAATTGAAATATGAAGCCCAAAAACTGAACGGTAatagaagagaaaatgaatccAATAAAACAATGTAACTTGGGTCGAACGATATAGAGGGCAAATTTTAAGATTTAAGAGCCCAgataacacaaaaaatattaagAAGTTCCATTACCATATTAGCAAATGCCCAAAATAGTCTTGTATGTACTGTCATTTTCGTTCTCTctacaagttaaacagtctttttCCCATACAAACCTGAGTCTACTAAAAACCATTTGAGGTGTTGTGGGTTAATTCAGCACAACTTAAAATTAAAGGGAGGAATGTTCCCACTGAATGACCTGTAATGACTTACTACAGGTATAAAACAGTATGACatttatatggtggtcatttgTGTGGTACTTTAACTCTGAATTTGGCCTTTGTATCAGCGCTCACACTGGATTATGGCACAAAGGTTAACTTCATACAGTAGGCCTACTTTGTGTATTCAAAAGATAGTCTGTAAATCAATATTTGAAGATGGATAAGGATCAAAAGTTCACATTTCCTTACTTCTTTTCATTTCACTACTCTTGCACCAGTTGAAATATGATGAGAGGGCTAAATGACTGGTTTCAATAAAACGGTCAAGGTTTTGTTAAAGCAAGAAGACAGATAAGACATGGGGGATGGGCATCTTACAGACAAGAGCCATATCATTACAGCctgttgcagctgtgtgtgagcAGCACAACAGGTTTCTCCTACGCAAACAGGAACTGAGGAGCAACAAATCCTTTTGTCACCTCGCAGAAAAAAGTAGGAAATGGGTCAACAAAtcgcatttattttattatttaaacgAAGGGTTGACGTTACATAACACTAAACTATATGTATTGTGGATTTAAACCGTCAAATGGTATTTAATGTAAGCGCAGATTTCATTCTTATGCCACATAGACGGATTATACTGTTTTGAAAGCGCTTGTTTTCTCACTTCTCTCAGGAGCTCCAacaaaggaaaggagaggagggtcGGCGATTGACGTCACCAGTCTGGCAACAGGCGTGAATGCGTCTGTCATTCTCGTCGGTGATTGGTCGTCGCGGTGGAACTCGGCGCGTGATTGGTCAGATCTGGGTTAGAACGGGCTACATATCTCTGCTGTAGATTCCATTTTGTTGCAATTCAGACGGAGtcaggagagaggaagaagtgGCGTCCTACGGCCACTGTTAACACCACTTAACCTTCGAGGGCGACGGATTTGTGGGAAATATAGCTTGCTGTGCTTTCTTACAAAGTCCGCCGAGGGATCTCAACGTTCAAACCGCATATTTTCTCGGACGAAAGGCTTCGACAACCAAGCCTGAGGAAGTCGGTAAGAGAATCAGTTTTGTGCCTCGTCGCCATATTGAGTTCACcgtttctttgttttggtttggtgCCAGAGCGGTGTGACCAAGAATTTTGACGCGTTATTTACTTAACCAAATGTTGGGAGTATGTATAAATCATAGCGTCGATCGAAATGATGATTTTAACGGCGTTTTGTCGCAGAAGATCTCCTTTATGATCCTCTTGGTAGGACAAAGCGTCTGCATTAAGCCGTTAAGCGCACAAACAAAAGTGGGATAACATCGCAGTACGCTTACGTAAGATTTTGTTATGATGAGTCGCCATCATTTTATATATAACGTTTATGTTCTGACGAAAGGATTCGTGGTCAATGTTACACcagttattgatttttttttttttttttttgcattgctgGATGCAATGACGCACTCTAAAATAGGACGTCCCATCATAAAAGACAACACTATGCTATTCTAAATTATAGACGAGCACTGCTAATTTACTAAGTTTATTTAGCATCTCTAATTGACATTTTTTGCCCCCATAGCCTTCGACTTCTTGGATCAATCGTGTGCCGAGGTGAATTGATGTTCAGCTCGGCTCCACGGGAAAACAACGCTCATTGGCACATGAAAACTTCGGACCTTGCTGGACACAGAAGTGCAGCGAGAAGTAGACAGAGGACTACTTCGAGGACCTGGGGACCGGTTGGAGGTGAAAGATTGAAGAGAGAGCTCTGCTTCATCAACTTTCTGACAACAAAGAGGTGAGCTGGGGCTGTTTtgctctgggctgtgtgtgtgggggagggGCGGCGCAGGCTTGGCTGTCTGGTGTTCCTGCACGTAACCCTCTGTGCTTGTTTTCGTCGAGGCTGGTGCAAGCGTGTACGTGCTGTGTGGACGGATTAGGCTTTGTCCCGTTTACACTTACAATAAATAGAAATTTAATCGATCACAATATATTCCAAAGATTTCAATGCACTGaagtaataatatattttaatcgTTTAGGTGACACGTAGTGCAGAAGCAGCAtgggaggtggagagagatATAACATTCCAGTTTCCCACCCTGAGCGCCCTTTGCCAAAGAAGAACCATCAACTTGGCCGGGCTAAGCAGAGAAGCCGTGACCAGAACGGAGTAGCAGCTTCTGCAGGAGGGGCAGGTGGCCTTCATCATCACGGTCACCGCCGAAGTGACAAAGGCGTTGCATACCACAGGTCTCCGGAGGCGCGGCAGGCCGCGTCTGCAGAGAAGAATGCTTCTGTCCGCTTTGCCACCTATGATCAGAACTGGGAGGGTGCAGTGTCTCACCTCAACACGCTCCTGGCAACACAGGGAAGTCCAAGCTACGCAGGGCCtaagttcagcgagccaccctCGCCCAGCGTGTTGCCCAAACCCCCCAGCCACTGGGTGTCCTTCCCAATAGGCTCCTGTGACAACAGGGAGATGATGGCCTTCCAGCTCAAGAGCCTCCTCAAGGTGCAAGCCTGAGAGGGATACCCACACTCGATTGAAAAGCCAATGTATGAACTGGGACTCTTCAGAGGGCACCCACTCACCCACCAGGAACACCTCAGTGCTGTAATACTTTTTAGCTGTTTTTAGATCGACCTCTTTTGGTGTAGAGAGCATTTGCAGTAATGTTGACTGTAAATGTTtattcaacacattttttaaaccaaTGTTTCAAAATATTACAGCCTTGAAGTCTTGCTGGTCGGTAATGCCTTCAGCGGAGTCAGTTTCTGTGACTAATGATGAACTGGATATCCTTTCTacttctgttttgttatttttattgttggcTGTCAAAAGCAGATTGAGTGTGCTTTGCCACCACAAACAAGGGTTATAGGATAGGTCAGGTAACTTCCCATCACTTTTACGGTCCATTTCTGTGGACAGACatgctttttcatttcacaAGTTTTATGATGAGCCTTTGGGGTCACCTCTAAAGCTTCAGGTGCTAAAGCAAAATCACATTTGTAGCATATTTTTTGACTAGGGCCCGccttttcatttgtatatgaCAATCCTTGTTTGGGATGGGAAAAGACACTCGACTGCAATTCTGCAGGGAAAGAAGCTATCTTACTGGAGGTCAAAAGTATAACCTCAAACTGAAGGGTAAAAAGAGACCATGGCACACGGGCCTTGGACTGTCAACTCCTGTACCTTTTTTATTGCGCTGTGCGCACATGCACTATAGGAGTTGAGCTGGTCCTCGGCCTACAACACTCTATCATAGCATTATTTTGTACAAGTCCTTGATTGTTGTGGTTGAAAGATGTATGAAGTGTTTGTAACCAAAGCaatgtttttgctgtgtttttttttttctccttttttggaCAAATGTGGTCGGCTCTTTTGCCATTGCCACTAACCTTGCCAGCCCGAGTGGTGAATGGGTCTGAGCCCCCAGGGTCACTTCTAGCTGTTCATCTGTTCCAATCAGTACTGTTATGCTCCCCAGTCTCAGCCTTTTCAGGACAGAGCTGCAGCTTTAACACGCGGAAGAGGGCCTGGCTTAGTTGTGGGACTGTTGAGTTTCACTTTCTAAGCCATGTGACGTGGTCCTGTTGGCTGCATGCATTTGTAAGCAGTGTAAGGCAGAGCTGAGGACGCTTTCTGAATCGAAGTGGCCCCAGGGACTCAACATGAGGCAGCAGGCTGGTGTTTATGTTTACAAAGTAGGTCGTGGTGGTTGACCATCCCATAATCAACAGACACTCTCTGCCTCTTGCCTCTGCCTCTTGTTTACCCTCTTGCACTGCAATCAGACTAGTTTTGAATAAGTTACAGGCCAGGATGCTATTGAAATGATGGAGGCGTAATTGACTATCTCCCTATGGATTCTCTATTTTTGTGATTCAATCCTCTGTTGAGGCTCTTTTTGCTTTCCCCTTGCAGAATTGTTGGTGTTTATAGCCAGCCTAAAGATGACAAAACAAAGTATGAGAGCTTGTTAATGTGTTCAAGAGCCatgtaaataatgaaataatgaaaTGTATAAAGTACTTGTAGCATATGTACATTTGCAGGCCGAGTTTGAGGCCTGTATGACAAAAGTATTTTTAGTAATAACACTGAATGTATAAGACATGCTAAGGACATGTCTTGACTTCAATACTGAAgaatatttttgttaaaaaaactgCCTATAGCATTTCTCAGTACCCCTGCACTGTTATCTTTCCAGAGATCTTGcacatgttttttattgttttgtattaTGCAGTGTAGGGTGAAATATGCATAGTGCAAATGACATAAAACTGCAAACACAATTGGATCCTAGAGGAGACTTGCCCATGTATGAATTCAAGTTCTGAATGTGCTTACAGTCTGTAAGCGTGATGCTTTTAATCTTGAGTTGACCTGTTTGTGCCTAAGTTGAAATCCATGCtgaaactgaatattttcaTTAGGTGGCAATGCCACAAATTgaccaaatgttgttgtttttgttttttttttttaaaccagaacCATCTTCAGTTCTCAGCTGTTCTTCCGCCAGCTGACAACTGAACTTGGCCCCATGCTGTTTAAGTTCTACGTTCAAAGGGTTCATGTTAACATTTTCTTTCTTGCTGTGATTGAATTGTGCATGGCAGTCTCCTGTATTCAAAATTTTAAACATGTAACGAATTGGCTGTTAATTTGTCCCCCCTGATGAAATGTCACCgaagataaaatgaaaatgccCTGTTAATGATTGGTATGAAttggatgtttaaaaaaaggcaaatgtaAAAGAATGCACTGAATTGATGACAAatttttacaaaaagaaaaaataaatccctTTCCCCTCCCCCTATTTTTGTCTGTGCTTGAGTATCTTCTCACTGGTGCTAACATTTAGCAGTAATATCACCCAGGAATAGACTTAATGTATTCATTGCCATCATATCCAGTGATTTGTTAGagcagggtgtctacaggaCACTTTAATTGGTTTTAAAGATGTTTACAATGCCATTTCTGACCAAAGCCTGACAATTTAGCTTTTCATATATAATGCACTGCAGGTAATTTTTAGGCTCAACAAATATGTATGTTGTCCTTTGCAAAGGTAGGTTATTAGTTTGTTAATCTACAGCAGGATTGTTAAATTATAAATTCAGTTGGGCTGGGACCAGAAAAGTTTCACACATTTTCAGCAGCGAGCAACCTATAAAAACCTTTTTAGCTTTTGGTAATGACCAAATGCAAATTGAtgtagtaaaagtagcaatgttTATAGTGTACGACAGGTTGCCTCCTCCTGTCTTATCTATAAACTTAATAGTTACTGAAATATCTATCAAAGGGCTGTGGGTCAAGTAAAACACAGACAGCTTCTCCGAGGAACTTGATCCACTTTTATCTCCCCAAATAAGGAAGGGCAACTCCAAATAGACAAGAGTGGCATCTCACCTCTTGTTTATCACTCCGCCAAACTTCATTACTCTTATTACCTGCACATAAGTTGTGCAATAGTAAATAGTTCCCAAATGTAATGTGAGGAGCAAATTAAATGTGTGTCGTGAACATTAAATAATGTTGCTGCAAAGTAACtaacaatgaaaaacaagacATTGTACTTGATTCGTCCTCATGAAAATAAATCCCCTCTtacagcagtttcacattttaaatattcTTAGTCACATATCTGACCGAGGAACATCCTACTATGcagaaaaacaataaagagCTACCAATGTTCTCGACAGAGCACAGACATCAGTATTAATCATTCATTCTGCTCTCTGTCCCCCCTCTCCTGCGAGACTGTCTGCAGGTGGATTACCTCAGGTACATTTTAGATAAGtggcaaacacaaacatgaaacCACACCTTTAGCAAGTAACGATGTAAGAGCCAATAATACTGGTTGTCTTTAATTTGACTCTGGGCCTCTGTATGTTTCCCTGGCCAGGCCACTCAGATTGCTCCTGGGCCAGATGTGGCCCACAGGCGGCCAATGTACAGTACTCTTAACAGataagtataaagtaaaaagacagtattgggttcagtggtaggtttaaatATGTGTAccattagaaatgtggacttaTATACAGAACAACTTGACTTGTTTTACCGAAAAGGGAttaaagatgaatgaatgaaatcagATAAAATGCATGGCAATAAAGACAGCAAAAATACAAACTTGACCACTATTAAGTGACTTTTAAGACCTAATATTTATTAAAGTGAATTTAAGATTTTAATGACCTTTGGACCAGCCTGGACTGCAGGAGCTCTCATTTGTTGCAATCTGAGTCACAGTTCAACttgtggggtcagaaaataagcattgaggcttcttcagttctttaTTGACAAAGCATACCAAGTAAACTAGGATAACAGTACTAAGGAACACTTGAAATATTCGCTGGAACAAAGTACAAGAGAAATGAATACAGTTTATCTTAAACATATTGTTACATACAATACTGGACAAAGTATAAGGTAGCAAATAACTGTCATTCCATTCATCATCCattgctacagtatttacagctACTATAGTATACAGCAGTATAACAGTGCCCCTGACACCGGGCATCCAAGAACAGCATAGTTAGTTAATACTGGTTAGTCAGGGCCTGAAATTCAGATtagtaatttgtgtttttattacacacaaaaaatagaGCCAAAGTGAAACAGGCATCATACTAACAAATGATGTAAATATTGCTAACTCAGAGTACAAAAATACTGGCAATGCCAAACTTTATTTTACCTTCAGCAACCCTTATTATACAAGTCCAAGCATAAACTGATAACGATCATCTGTGCTTTCATAGATCACTTTAgaacaaaacacatttcctcTAAAACAAATGTCTGTGCTCCTGCTGCTCTCTTACCTTTGGCAACAGACTCCATAATGTGGTGATAACAAATGCAAACACTCTACTTATCGTAGCCGAACAGAAACATCCTCAGAGACAGATTAACACAGCTTTGGTGGGACAGTCAGTCAGTGGCCTCCGGACTTGCGTCCGGCCCACGACCTGGAGCGAGAGCGTGACCGGGACAGGGATCTAGAGTAGGAGCGTGACGGGGATCGTCCACTGGGCTGTTTGTGGGAGCTGGAGGTTGGGTGGAAGTCCTCAGCCGGGCTGTGGGATCTGGACTGGCTCTTTTTACCTTTGGGCATGGGTCTGGAAGGTGAAGGGGAGCGGGACGCAGAGTGGCTTCGTGAGCCTGCTGCATGGTGTGTCCTGTGGTGCTCACGAGGAGGACCTCTGTACCTGGAAGGATGATCATTAAGTTTAGAATGATACAACAGTCTTTACTTATTTTACATACTACAAGATGACCAATGAGCctacttttcattttcatggcTTCTGCTCCGTCTGTGTCGACTGTAGGACCGAGATCTGTaaagagaacaaaaacacaaaccagtTTTTCAGGGTGTAAC encodes the following:
- the pnrc2 gene encoding proline-rich nuclear receptor coactivator 2 gives rise to the protein MGGGERYNIPVSHPERPLPKKNHQLGRAKQRSRDQNGVAASAGGAGGLHHHGHRRSDKGVAYHRSPEARQAASAEKNASVRFATYDQNWEGAVSHLNTLLATQGSPSYAGPKFSEPPSPSVLPKPPSHWVSFPIGSCDNREMMAFQLKSLLKVQA